One Ignavibacterium album JCM 16511 genomic region harbors:
- a CDS encoding T9SS type A sorting domain-containing protein: protein MKKLFIIIALLNFNIAFPQDFSFVKIPFELNYSLTEGKILPKSNSTKDTLHCYYSFFRYGNQGYHSVSYDKGKSWSSPEYWGIWNEFDVLHTNDNRRVICYTSLGSLKIKTYDVDGNVIEKSFQIGTGTSNLQIRKLGNGAGIFYSRINNIYAFTSNDLINWSLPANTIYSKVKSFQILKLKNDKYFLAFTKTSEQNLYYTFSDDMINWKVPKTLLTGIPDSTRFVAEQNDSGEIILALEKFISTPFSEFKQKDILILTSVDYGSTWSSLTSITKFKGDDNLLSLTAAKNDFILSFSSKREKEIPDYYFGFLSTASDKHTPPFVYDVQPESENPENINALRFFAKIDDDESLKYAKLKLKFNNEEPFEIFMNDRGFDGDERQLDKIYTVTLMRKLQKGDAASYFVLAEDLSGNKTKSEVKNLFVPIDYQMTVCSLTNNRFKLSFNNSGILANTNQPLGNFDESTVLFSGGFLLTGYENGNLFESLVFSPSRIQDYIPGLVGGLEADPKNQIYIVRADDPPFGESWQLYKYATMLNAPFYDGDFDGVYNPVDKNNNGIWDEDEDAPEILGDVTTWCVFNDAVPSFLRRNDTMKPLGIEIQQSVFSFDKNENNQPDEKIYIRYRIINRGNVSEVLDSVLFSFFVDPDIDTEYLNDYMGTDTTLNLAYCYSQQDPNFGLNPPASGIALLQGPPVFIPGETFIDNNSNGIFDETIDIAVDTAVFKNGSLIPAKKISGAKNSELFSSFALIQHSIHFQSNFRLNQQGFIYAGSYIDICNYLFGTIYGNYNCNEINPLFHFSGNPVIPDGWVMNISSDIMYLSTTGFFKLKKDEPVDIWGVYVAGRGVDSLDSITEMKKNTQSAIQFYNKFPVNEERIPPIDILPTEYKLYQNFPNPFNNGTRIRFDIPTTEFVKLKVFDITGREVATLVNETKTPGEYEIVLNSEKLSSEVYFYQIIAGNFISVKKCILIK from the coding sequence ATGAAAAAATTATTCATCATAATAGCACTCCTGAACTTTAATATTGCATTCCCTCAGGACTTTTCATTTGTAAAAATTCCATTTGAGTTAAATTACAGCCTCACTGAAGGTAAAATACTCCCAAAATCAAACTCTACTAAAGATACACTTCATTGTTATTATTCTTTTTTTCGTTACGGTAATCAAGGTTATCATTCTGTAAGTTATGATAAAGGTAAGAGTTGGTCTTCTCCGGAATATTGGGGAATATGGAATGAGTTTGATGTTTTGCATACAAATGATAATAGGCGGGTCATTTGCTATACTTCATTAGGCTCGCTTAAAATAAAAACTTATGATGTTGATGGAAATGTTATCGAAAAAAGTTTCCAGATAGGTACAGGCACATCAAACCTGCAAATCAGGAAGCTCGGCAACGGTGCAGGAATTTTTTATTCGAGGATAAACAACATTTATGCGTTTACTTCCAACGATTTAATTAATTGGTCATTACCGGCAAATACAATTTATTCTAAGGTTAAATCGTTTCAGATATTAAAACTGAAAAACGATAAATACTTTCTTGCATTCACTAAAACATCAGAACAAAATCTCTATTACACTTTCAGTGATGATATGATTAATTGGAAAGTGCCTAAGACTCTTTTAACTGGAATTCCCGACAGTACCCGATTTGTAGCTGAACAAAATGATTCCGGTGAAATCATACTTGCATTGGAAAAATTTATTTCCACACCTTTTTCAGAATTCAAACAGAAAGATATCCTGATTCTAACAAGTGTAGATTACGGAAGCACCTGGAGCTCACTCACATCGATAACAAAGTTTAAAGGTGATGATAATTTATTATCACTCACTGCGGCGAAAAATGATTTCATTTTATCATTCTCATCGAAAAGAGAAAAAGAAATTCCCGATTACTATTTTGGATTTTTATCAACTGCATCTGATAAACATACACCTCCATTTGTTTATGATGTTCAACCTGAAAGTGAGAATCCCGAAAACATAAATGCACTCAGATTCTTTGCAAAGATTGATGATGATGAATCTCTGAAATACGCAAAGCTTAAATTAAAATTTAATAATGAAGAACCATTTGAGATTTTTATGAACGACAGAGGTTTTGATGGGGATGAACGGCAATTAGATAAAATTTATACCGTAACTTTAATGAGAAAATTGCAGAAAGGTGATGCAGCAAGTTATTTTGTTTTAGCGGAAGATCTTTCCGGAAATAAAACAAAGAGCGAAGTGAAAAATCTTTTCGTGCCAATAGACTACCAAATGACGGTCTGCTCACTAACAAATAATCGTTTCAAATTATCATTTAATAATTCAGGAATTTTGGCAAATACCAATCAACCTTTGGGGAATTTTGATGAAAGCACAGTTTTATTTTCCGGAGGATTTTTATTGACAGGATATGAAAATGGAAATTTGTTTGAAAGTTTAGTTTTCAGTCCATCCAGAATTCAGGATTATATACCTGGTTTAGTTGGCGGTTTAGAAGCTGATCCCAAAAATCAAATTTACATCGTCAGAGCAGATGATCCACCATTTGGTGAAAGTTGGCAGCTTTATAAATATGCAACTATGTTAAATGCTCCATTTTATGACGGAGATTTCGACGGAGTCTATAATCCGGTTGATAAAAATAATAATGGAATTTGGGATGAAGATGAAGATGCTCCAGAAATACTTGGTGATGTTACTACCTGGTGTGTTTTTAATGATGCAGTTCCATCTTTTTTAAGAAGGAATGATACAATGAAACCTTTAGGCATTGAAATTCAGCAGTCTGTTTTTTCATTTGATAAAAATGAAAACAATCAGCCGGATGAAAAAATTTATATCCGTTACAGAATTATAAACCGTGGAAATGTCAGTGAGGTTCTTGATTCAGTATTATTCTCATTCTTCGTAGATCCTGACATTGATACTGAATATCTTAATGACTACATGGGCACAGATACTACCTTGAATCTTGCTTATTGTTATAGTCAGCAAGATCCAAATTTTGGGTTAAACCCGCCGGCAAGCGGAATTGCATTGCTGCAAGGTCCGCCTGTCTTTATTCCGGGCGAAACTTTTATTGATAATAATAGTAATGGAATATTTGATGAAACCATTGATATTGCAGTTGATACAGCAGTCTTTAAAAATGGTTCACTGATACCGGCGAAAAAAATTTCCGGAGCAAAAAACTCTGAACTCTTTTCAAGTTTTGCCCTCATACAACACTCAATACATTTCCAATCAAATTTCAGATTAAATCAACAAGGATTTATTTATGCAGGAAGTTACATCGATATATGCAATTATCTCTTTGGAACTATCTATGGAAATTATAATTGTAATGAAATAAATCCTCTTTTCCATTTTTCAGGCAATCCTGTTATTCCTGATGGTTGGGTAATGAACATTTCAAGTGACATTATGTATTTATCAACAACTGGATTTTTTAAATTAAAGAAAGATGAACCTGTAGATATTTGGGGTGTTTATGTTGCAGGTAGGGGAGTAGATTCGCTCGACTCAATAACTGAGATGAAGAAAAACACTCAAAGTGCTATTCAATTCTATAATAAATTCCCTGTTAATGAGGAAAGAATTCCTCCAATCGATATTTTACCAACTGAATATAAACTTTATCAGAATTTCCCAAATCCGTTTAACAATGGAACCAGAATCAGGTTTGATATTCCGACAACTGAATTTGTAAAGCTGAAAGTCTTTGATATAACAGGGAGAGAAGTTGCAACTCTCGTTAATGAAACTAAAACACCCGGAGAATATGAAATTGTGTTGAATTCGGAAAAGCTATCTAGCGAAGTTTATTTTTATCAGATTATAGCAGGGAATTTTATTTCTGTAAAGAAATGCATTTTGATTAAATGA
- a CDS encoding toxin-antitoxin system YwqK family antitoxin: MIKKIFLLILILTISTFAQQKEIRRTYFPDGKVKTEGEYVNDKLDGKYREYYPSGKLWKEWNFVDGKEEGISVWYFPDGKVQIEWNYRNGLREGISRWYYETGELWAEQNYENGVLQGITYTYYKTGEKQGEWNYVNGVLQGISKTFYTNGNVEVEKKFVDGKLHGTTKVYHTDKSLALEAFFVNDKLEGNVYIYDKMKTLRVKDFYVNDELVNRERYDYKGKVESKEEVVRTKYPSGYIKDETYFVDKVKDGIMKIYFESGFLNYEYNYKKNVLNGRAFQFYENGVVRVVSDYVDGIKIGNEKEYYESGILKSETIYENGRKNGTQVTYHQNGNLATIAHFVEDVQTGEFKTFHSNGILRSEEVIQDGKREGRRNTYYQNGALEKIENYMNGKLQGWTKIYYDDGSLMKEEYYSDGVLQRSKTYSREGLLVSTFGYN; encoded by the coding sequence ATGATTAAAAAAATTTTCTTACTGATTCTGATTTTAACAATTTCAACTTTCGCTCAGCAAAAAGAAATCCGCAGAACTTATTTCCCTGATGGAAAAGTTAAAACTGAAGGCGAATATGTAAATGATAAACTTGATGGAAAGTACAGAGAGTATTATCCATCAGGCAAGCTTTGGAAAGAATGGAATTTTGTTGATGGCAAAGAAGAAGGAATTTCTGTATGGTATTTCCCTGATGGTAAAGTGCAGATCGAATGGAATTACCGAAACGGTTTACGCGAGGGTATTTCAAGATGGTATTACGAAACAGGTGAGCTGTGGGCAGAACAAAATTATGAAAACGGAGTTTTGCAGGGAATAACTTACACTTACTATAAAACAGGTGAAAAGCAAGGTGAATGGAATTATGTAAATGGAGTCCTTCAGGGAATATCAAAAACTTTTTATACTAATGGAAATGTTGAAGTTGAGAAAAAGTTTGTTGACGGAAAACTTCACGGCACAACAAAAGTTTATCACACTGATAAATCACTTGCACTTGAAGCATTTTTTGTTAACGACAAACTCGAAGGAAATGTTTATATCTATGACAAAATGAAGACTCTGCGCGTTAAAGATTTTTATGTGAATGATGAACTTGTTAATCGTGAAAGATATGATTACAAAGGCAAAGTTGAATCGAAAGAAGAAGTAGTCAGAACCAAATATCCATCCGGCTATATTAAAGATGAAACTTATTTTGTTGATAAGGTAAAAGATGGAATTATGAAAATTTATTTTGAATCCGGCTTTCTCAACTATGAATATAATTACAAAAAAAATGTTTTGAATGGCAGAGCTTTTCAGTTTTATGAAAATGGAGTAGTGAGAGTTGTAAGCGATTATGTTGACGGTATTAAAATCGGTAACGAAAAGGAGTATTACGAAAGCGGCATTCTGAAATCAGAAACCATTTATGAAAACGGAAGAAAGAACGGTACGCAAGTCACTTATCATCAAAATGGCAACTTAGCAACAATCGCACATTTTGTTGAAGATGTTCAGACAGGAGAATTTAAAACTTTTCACTCAAACGGGATTCTGAGATCAGAGGAAGTTATTCAAGATGGGAAAAGAGAAGGCAGAAGAAATACTTATTATCAAAACGGTGCTCTTGAAAAGATTGAAAATTATATGAATGGAAAACTTCAGGGCTGGACAAAAATTTATTATGATGATGGCTCGTTGATGAAAGAAGAATATTATTCTGATGGTGTGCTTCAACGAAGCAAAACTTACAGCAGAGAAGGACTTCTGGTCTCGACTTTCGGATATAATTAA
- the aroF gene encoding 3-deoxy-7-phosphoheptulonate synthase, with protein sequence MVVVVDKNLPQERVEKIIAELNRYGFDVHKSTGEKYIILGALGVQPGFDIRKIKMLEGVVDVFRITEPYKLASRRFKDEKTIIKVNDIEIGGDEIIIIAGPCAVENENQIMKLAEVVKNNGAKILRGGAFKPRTSPYSFQGLGEEGLKLLRQAGDSFGLSVITEIIELSHFELIEKYTDIFQVGSRNMYNYPLLKILGTSRKPVMLKRGMSATIDEWLMSAEYILSGGNPNVILCERGIRTFDTSLRNTFDISAIVSVKDKTHLPVCADPSHAIGYRDKIIPMARAAVAAGTDALMIEVHHDPDNALSDGPQALLPEQFSELMKQIKEIAKVIEKKF encoded by the coding sequence TTGGTAGTAGTCGTTGATAAAAATTTGCCTCAGGAAAGAGTAGAGAAGATAATTGCCGAATTGAACAGATACGGTTTTGATGTTCATAAATCAACCGGAGAAAAATATATAATTCTCGGTGCATTAGGTGTTCAGCCGGGTTTTGATATAAGAAAAATCAAAATGCTTGAAGGAGTTGTAGATGTTTTCAGAATTACTGAACCATATAAACTTGCAAGCAGAAGATTCAAAGATGAGAAAACAATAATTAAAGTTAATGATATCGAAATCGGTGGAGATGAAATTATCATTATCGCTGGTCCTTGTGCGGTTGAAAATGAAAATCAGATAATGAAACTTGCTGAGGTCGTAAAAAATAACGGTGCAAAAATTTTAAGAGGAGGAGCATTCAAGCCGAGAACTTCACCTTATTCATTTCAGGGTTTAGGTGAAGAAGGATTGAAACTTCTCAGACAAGCAGGAGATAGTTTCGGGCTTTCGGTCATAACTGAGATAATTGAACTTTCACATTTTGAGCTGATTGAAAAATACACTGATATTTTTCAGGTTGGTTCAAGAAATATGTACAATTATCCTTTATTGAAAATTCTTGGAACTTCCCGGAAACCTGTTATGCTGAAGCGTGGAATGTCTGCCACGATTGATGAATGGCTGATGTCAGCTGAATATATTCTTTCAGGTGGAAATCCGAATGTGATACTTTGTGAAAGAGGAATCAGAACATTCGATACTTCATTAAGAAATACATTTGATATTTCTGCAATTGTTTCGGTTAAAGATAAAACTCATTTACCTGTTTGTGCCGATCCTTCGCACGCAATCGGTTATCGTGACAAAATTATTCCTATGGCTCGTGCTGCTGTTGCAGCAGGAACAGATGCTCTTATGATAGAAGTTCATCACGACCCGGATAATGCTTTATCAGACGGACCTCAGGCATTATTGCCTGAACAGTTTTCTGAGTTAATGAAACAGATTAAAGAAATTGCAAAAGTGATTGAAAAAAAATTCTGA
- a CDS encoding DUF1684 domain-containing protein, translated as MTKSIKFLISVLLVFFFILTGSNCSDKNRTELTKSYLTLLEQERADRNWQMQYNPTSSPFLMDTIIKYEPLKFYEPNAEFIFKSKLYRIDKPDSVDIYGTKGTVRKYLRYGYFNLDYKGNQYKLYLYNITTPEGMKVYNIWFKDATSGKETFEHGRYLRFEKNIDDDFEYTIDFNRATNPLCAYSDLFNCPVPTEQDSLPFEVKAGEKKFR; from the coding sequence ATGACTAAGTCAATAAAATTTCTGATTAGTGTGCTTTTAGTTTTCTTTTTTATTCTGACAGGTTCAAACTGTTCAGATAAAAACAGAACCGAATTGACAAAATCTTACTTAACATTACTTGAACAGGAAAGAGCCGACAGAAACTGGCAAATGCAATATAATCCAACATCATCACCTTTTCTGATGGATACAATAATTAAATACGAACCATTAAAATTCTATGAACCGAATGCTGAGTTTATCTTCAAATCAAAACTATATCGCATTGATAAACCTGACTCGGTAGATATTTATGGTACAAAAGGAACAGTAAGAAAATATCTTCGTTACGGCTATTTTAATTTGGATTATAAAGGCAATCAATACAAACTTTATCTTTATAATATTACAACTCCTGAAGGAATGAAAGTTTACAACATCTGGTTTAAGGATGCCACGAGCGGAAAAGAAACATTTGAACACGGAAGATATCTCAGGTTTGAAAAAAATATAGATGATGATTTTGAATACACAATTGATTTTAATCGGGCAACAAATCCATTGTGTGCTTACAGTGATTTATTCAATTGTCCTGTGCCAACCGAACAGGATTCGCTGCCATTCGAGGTTAAAGCAGGTGAGAAAAAATTCAGATAA
- the mutS gene encoding DNA mismatch repair protein MutS, producing MQQTPLMAQYYKIKQQHPDTILLFRVGDFFETFEEDAKIASKVLGITLTKRSNGAAEDVPLAGFPHHAIDAYLPKLVRAGYRVAVCEQMENPKFAKGIVKREVIEVVTPGVTLSDKLLDHKKNNYVLGVFVKDDLVGLSFSDISTGEFYVYETKLDQLSEQIQLINPSEILYHKRDKDYLTKILSKINPEIRLTKIEDWIFNFDYTNEMLLNHFKTVTLKGFGIDRLQNGIIAAGIVLHYLQETQRVNLSHLNKISIYNPSDYMILDYSTKRNLEIITSMQEGTREGSLISILDKTQTAMGGRLLKKWISAPLRDVNAINQRLNAVENLIKEKSLRKDLINQLKEIGDLERLISKVCTGRANPREIIAVKTSLKKIPVVKELLNKLSDSTLKKVGDSLKDLTELVEKISDAIIDSPPASLTEGGIIKSGFSPELDELREIAFHGKEWISNLQQKERERTGIPSLKVGFNNVFGYYIDISNAHKSKVPADYIRKQTLVNSERYITPELKTFEEKILHAEEKIGELEYQLFNEIRNLVALEAESIQTNARLIGMLDVFLSFAECAEEYNYVKPEVDEGNEIEILQGRHPVVERILSPGEKFTPNDCKLNNSDQQIILLTGPNMAGKSVYLRQVGLIVLLAQIGSFVPASKAKIGIVDRIFTRVGASDNITAGESTFLVEMQEAANILNNATSKSLILLDEIGRGTSTFDGISIAWAITEYLHENPDVAAKTLFATHYHELNEMADLFPRIKNYKVEVREYDDKVIFLHRVNPGRADHSYGIQVAMMAGLPVFVTNRAKEILNNLESKELTPYEVKKERLKKLKSETDNQISLFEFKDDELRTEIKNLELNSLTPIEALNKLNELKRKMEKND from the coding sequence ATGCAACAGACACCTTTAATGGCTCAATATTATAAGATTAAGCAGCAACATCCTGATACGATTTTGCTTTTCAGGGTTGGTGACTTCTTTGAAACTTTTGAAGAAGATGCAAAAATCGCTTCTAAAGTTTTGGGAATTACTCTTACAAAGCGCTCAAATGGTGCTGCTGAAGATGTGCCACTTGCAGGATTTCCTCATCATGCAATTGATGCATATCTGCCAAAACTTGTTCGTGCCGGTTACAGGGTTGCTGTTTGCGAGCAAATGGAAAATCCTAAGTTTGCCAAAGGCATAGTTAAACGCGAAGTAATTGAAGTTGTTACTCCGGGCGTTACACTTTCTGATAAATTACTTGATCACAAAAAAAATAATTATGTGCTCGGCGTTTTTGTAAAAGATGATTTGGTTGGACTTTCATTCTCTGATATTTCCACAGGTGAGTTTTATGTTTATGAAACGAAGTTGGATCAGCTTTCCGAACAAATTCAGCTAATTAATCCTTCTGAAATTTTGTATCATAAACGTGACAAAGATTATCTCACAAAAATTCTATCAAAGATTAATCCTGAAATCCGATTAACCAAAATTGAGGACTGGATTTTTAATTTCGATTATACAAATGAAATGCTGCTAAATCATTTTAAGACTGTTACACTTAAGGGTTTTGGAATTGACAGACTTCAGAATGGAATTATAGCCGCAGGAATAGTACTTCATTATTTGCAGGAAACTCAAAGAGTAAATCTCTCGCACCTGAATAAAATTTCAATTTATAATCCTTCCGATTACATGATTCTGGATTACTCAACTAAACGTAATCTTGAAATCATTACATCGATGCAGGAAGGAACAAGAGAAGGTTCTCTGATTTCAATACTCGATAAAACCCAGACAGCAATGGGAGGTCGTTTGTTGAAGAAATGGATTTCTGCACCATTGCGTGATGTTAATGCAATCAATCAAAGACTAAATGCAGTTGAAAATCTGATTAAGGAAAAATCTTTGAGAAAAGATTTAATCAATCAACTTAAAGAAATCGGTGACCTTGAAAGATTGATTTCAAAAGTTTGTACAGGAAGAGCAAATCCAAGAGAGATAATTGCTGTCAAAACTTCACTGAAGAAAATTCCTGTTGTAAAAGAATTGTTGAATAAATTATCTGACAGTACATTAAAAAAGGTTGGTGATTCATTAAAGGATTTAACTGAGCTTGTTGAAAAAATTTCAGATGCAATTATCGATTCACCACCTGCAAGTTTAACAGAAGGTGGAATTATCAAAAGTGGTTTCAGTCCTGAACTCGATGAACTTCGTGAAATAGCTTTCCACGGTAAAGAATGGATTTCAAATCTTCAGCAGAAGGAAAGAGAGAGAACTGGTATTCCTTCTCTTAAAGTTGGATTCAATAATGTATTCGGTTATTACATTGATATCAGCAATGCACATAAATCAAAAGTGCCTGCTGATTACATACGCAAACAGACTCTTGTTAATTCAGAAAGATATATCACACCGGAATTAAAAACTTTTGAAGAAAAAATTCTTCACGCCGAAGAAAAAATCGGTGAACTTGAATATCAGTTATTTAATGAAATCAGAAATTTAGTTGCGCTTGAAGCAGAATCAATTCAAACTAATGCAAGATTAATTGGAATGCTTGATGTATTTCTTTCGTTTGCTGAATGTGCTGAAGAATATAATTATGTCAAACCCGAAGTAGATGAAGGAAATGAAATAGAAATTCTTCAGGGAAGACATCCTGTTGTTGAAAGAATTTTATCACCGGGCGAAAAATTCACTCCAAATGATTGCAAATTAAATAACTCCGACCAGCAAATTATTCTTCTTACCGGACCAAATATGGCTGGTAAATCGGTTTATCTCAGACAAGTCGGTTTGATTGTGCTACTCGCACAGATTGGTTCATTTGTTCCTGCATCAAAAGCAAAAATCGGAATAGTTGACAGAATCTTTACACGCGTTGGTGCAAGTGATAATATCACTGCCGGTGAAAGTACATTTCTTGTCGAAATGCAGGAAGCAGCAAACATACTTAATAATGCAACTTCAAAAAGTCTTATTCTGCTTGATGAAATAGGAAGAGGAACAAGTACCTTTGATGGAATATCAATTGCCTGGGCAATTACAGAATATCTTCACGAAAATCCAGATGTTGCTGCCAAAACATTATTTGCAACTCATTATCACGAACTGAATGAAATGGCTGATCTTTTCCCGAGAATAAAAAATTATAAAGTTGAAGTCCGTGAATATGATGATAAAGTTATTTTCCTTCATCGTGTAAATCCAGGTCGTGCCGATCATAGTTACGGAATTCAGGTTGCAATGATGGCTGGTTTACCTGTGTTTGTTACAAACAGAGCAAAGGAAATACTGAACAATCTTGAAAGCAAAGAACTCACTCCTTACGAAGTTAAAAAAGAAAGACTTAAAAAACTTAAGAGTGAAACTGATAACCAGATAAGTTTGTTTGAATTCAAAGATGATGAATTAAGAACCGAAATAAAAAACCTTGAGCTTAATTCTCTTACACCAATTGAAGCTTTAAACAAATTGAATGAACTGAAAAGAAAGATGGAGAAAAATGACTAA
- a CDS encoding reprolysin-like metallopeptidase yields MKIKLSIFGMTLLFSFQLFFSSPIFPQENLWTDKPETEIVLAGERVIIPQAYRTISLNRDALMYLLSQAPMETPNFIADRAIQIELPMPDGSMQKFAFVESPVMAPELAAKFPQIRTYLAKGITDPYSVCRFDFTVQGFHAMILSPNGRVFIDPYSKGDIDNYISYYSRDYIKENALFDCELLVDESRQPEFDYLKENKLLTPTGPQLRTYRLAVATTGEYSNYHGGTVPLVMSAVVTTVNRVVGVYETDLAVRMVLVPNNDTLIFLNAATDPYTNNDGFAMLSQNQTTVDARIGPANYDIGHVFSTGGGGVAYLGVVCINGSKARGVTGSPQPIGDPFDIDYVAHEMGHQFGGNHSFNGNAGSCSGGNRNASTAYEPGSGSTIMAYAGICSPQNLQNNSDPYFHVVNFDEIVSYTNFGSGNSCAVITNTGNSAPTVTVPAGGFYIPKSTPFALTGSATDPNGDALTFSWEEFDLGPAGHPNSPSGNAPIFRVFNPATSPTRTFPKLSSLLSNTQVIGEILPSYARTLTFRLVARDNRPAGGGVNYAQMQFQVDGNSGPFLVTSPNTNVSWPGLSSQTVTWDVANTNLAPVNCANVNILLSVDGGQTYPFVLAANTPNDGSEVVLLPDNQTNTARIKVEAVGNVFFDISNVNFSITTAIPVELVSFTATSTKEGVVLNWITATETNNAGFTIERGNDSENFTEIGFVGGKGTTTELNVYTFLDNSVKQGTYFYRLKQTDYDGTFKYLNVVNVNIGLPTKFILEQNYPNPFNPSTKISYALSNPELVSLKVFDILGNEVANLVNEFQQAGVYEIEFNASELPSGIYYYRLTAGNFSDVKKMLMTK; encoded by the coding sequence ATGAAAATAAAATTATCCATTTTTGGAATGACACTTTTGTTTTCATTCCAATTATTTTTTTCATCGCCAATCTTTCCTCAGGAGAATTTGTGGACTGATAAACCTGAAACGGAAATTGTTTTGGCAGGTGAAAGAGTTATTATTCCACAAGCCTATCGTACAATCTCACTTAACAGAGACGCTTTGATGTATCTTCTCAGTCAGGCACCAATGGAAACCCCCAACTTTATTGCGGATAGAGCAATTCAGATTGAACTTCCCATGCCTGATGGTTCTATGCAGAAATTTGCTTTTGTTGAATCACCTGTAATGGCACCCGAGTTAGCTGCAAAGTTTCCTCAGATAAGAACTTATCTGGCAAAAGGCATAACTGATCCTTATTCCGTATGCAGATTTGATTTTACTGTTCAGGGATTTCACGCGATGATACTTTCTCCAAACGGAAGAGTCTTTATTGATCCGTACAGCAAAGGAGATATTGATAATTACATTTCTTACTACTCCAGAGATTATATAAAAGAAAATGCTTTATTCGATTGTGAATTGTTAGTGGATGAATCTCGTCAGCCCGAATTTGACTATCTGAAAGAAAATAAATTGCTTACTCCCACAGGTCCGCAATTAAGAACTTACAGATTAGCGGTTGCTACAACTGGGGAATACTCAAATTATCATGGAGGAACAGTTCCATTGGTTATGTCTGCAGTTGTAACAACTGTTAATCGTGTAGTTGGTGTGTATGAGACTGATTTGGCAGTTAGAATGGTATTAGTTCCGAATAATGACACTTTAATATTCCTGAATGCTGCAACCGATCCTTATACAAATAATGATGGTTTTGCAATGTTATCACAAAATCAAACAACTGTTGATGCAAGGATTGGACCTGCAAATTATGATATTGGGCATGTATTTAGTACTGGTGGTGGTGGAGTTGCATATTTGGGAGTTGTTTGTATTAATGGTTCGAAGGCAAGAGGAGTAACCGGTTCTCCGCAACCAATCGGTGATCCGTTCGATATTGATTATGTCGCACATGAAATGGGGCATCAGTTCGGCGGAAATCATTCATTCAACGGTAATGCTGGATCCTGCAGCGGTGGAAACAGAAATGCTTCAACTGCTTACGAACCCGGTAGTGGCTCTACAATAATGGCTTATGCAGGAATTTGCTCACCACAAAATTTACAAAATAATAGCGATCCATATTTTCATGTCGTAAACTTTGATGAAATTGTTTCTTACACAAACTTCGGAAGCGGAAATAGTTGTGCTGTTATCACTAACACTGGAAATTCTGCACCAACAGTTACAGTTCCAGCTGGTGGATTTTATATCCCAAAGAGTACACCGTTTGCATTGACTGGTTCTGCAACTGATCCGAATGGTGATGCTTTAACATTCAGTTGGGAAGAATTTGATTTAGGTCCTGCAGGGCATCCTAATTCTCCTTCAGGTAATGCACCTATTTTCAGAGTGTTTAATCCTGCAACTTCACCAACAAGAACTTTTCCGAAGTTATCTTCACTGCTCAGTAACACGCAGGTGATTGGAGAAATTCTTCCGTCTTATGCCAGAACATTAACTTTCCGATTAGTAGCAAGAGATAACAGACCTGCAGGTGGTGGAGTGAATTATGCTCAGATGCAATTTCAGGTTGATGGGAATTCCGGACCATTTTTAGTTACTTCACCGAATACAAATGTAAGCTGGCCCGGCTTGTCCTCACAAACTGTAACCTGGGATGTTGCAAATACAAATTTAGCTCCTGTTAACTGTGCCAATGTAAATATTCTTCTTTCGGTTGATGGTGGTCAGACTTATCCATTTGTTCTCGCTGCAAATACTCCAAATGATGGAAGTGAAGTTGTTCTATTGCCGGATAATCAAACCAATACAGCAAGAATAAAAGTTGAAGCAGTTGGAAATGTTTTCTTCGACATTTCAAATGTCAACTTTTCAATTACAACAGCAATTCCTGTTGAGCTGGTTTCATTTACTGCAACTTCGACTAAAGAAGGAGTTGTATTGAACTGGATTACAGCAACCGAAACCAACAATGCCGGATTTACAATTGAAAGAGGAAATGATAGCGAGAATTTTACTGAAATCGGATTTGTCGGTGGAAAAGGAACTACAACTGAACTCAATGTTTATACCTTCCTTGATAATTCAGTAAAGCAAGGGACATATTTCTATCGGCTTAAACAAACTGATTATGATGGTACATTTAAGTATTTGAATGTTGTAAATGTTAATATCGGATTACCTACAAAGTTTATACTTGAACAGAATTATCCGAACCCATTTAATCCATCAACAAAAATTTCTTACGCATTAAGCAATCCTGAATTAGTGTCGCTTAAAGTATTTGATATCCTTGGTAACGAAGTTGCAAACCTGGTAAATGAATTTCAACAAGCCGGTGTTTATGAAATTGAATTCAATGCTTCAGAATTACCGAGCGGAATTTATTATTACAGACTGACAGCAGGTAATTTTTCGGATGTAAAGAAAATGTTGATGACAAAATAG